In one Nodosilinea sp. FACHB-141 genomic region, the following are encoded:
- a CDS encoding DUF3124 domain-containing protein: protein MMSFRVALICLSLGLLSACAIQTPATSPASPLSAQERFGDRPGVTVLAATPAAAVQGQTLYVPVYSEIFDSEANRTFQLTVTLSLRNSDRRQPITITTLDYYNSGGDRLVTYLDAPIQLAPLASTEVVVDRTNTAGGVGANFVVTWQSAAPVSAPVIEAVMISTASQQGLSFVSPARIIEELQP, encoded by the coding sequence ATGATGAGCTTTAGAGTAGCGCTGATTTGTTTAAGCCTGGGTCTGCTGTCGGCCTGCGCAATCCAAACCCCGGCAACCAGCCCAGCCTCCCCGCTCTCTGCCCAGGAGCGCTTTGGCGATCGCCCCGGCGTCACCGTCTTAGCCGCTACCCCAGCCGCTGCGGTGCAGGGGCAAACCCTCTACGTGCCGGTGTATTCCGAAATTTTTGATTCCGAAGCCAACCGCACCTTTCAGCTGACGGTGACCCTAAGTTTGCGCAACAGCGATCGCCGCCAGCCCATCACCATCACCACGCTGGACTACTACAACTCAGGAGGCGATCGCCTCGTCACCTACCTCGATGCCCCCATTCAGCTCGCCCCCCTCGCCTCCACCGAAGTCGTCGTCGATCGCACCAATACAGCCGGCGGCGTCGGGGCCAACTTCGTCGTCACCTGGCAATCCGCTGCCCCCGTCAGCGCCCCCGTCATCGAAGCAGTGATGATCAGCACCGCCTCCCAGCAGGGCCTCTCCTTCGTCAGCCCCGCCCGCATCATCGAGGA
- a CDS encoding LysE family translocator produces MPDVATLSLFFTAAFVLSITPGPGILYTLARSLNGGKSEGISSALGLFVGGLVHVFAAAVGISSLLMTSAVAFTLVKYAGAAYLIYLGLRTLLSRDMLLVNADAAVPSPRRGSAFYQGVITEVLNPKTALFFLAFIPQFINIESGSVLTQFLVLGLITDFLNLAVDVFVASFAGPIGQRLRTSGSFRRGQRLTSGCTMIGLGAYVAIAEPS; encoded by the coding sequence ATGCCCGATGTAGCAACGCTTAGTCTGTTTTTTACCGCCGCTTTTGTTCTCAGCATTACCCCAGGGCCGGGCATTCTCTACACGCTGGCTCGCAGCCTCAACGGCGGCAAATCTGAGGGCATTTCATCGGCCTTGGGCCTGTTTGTCGGCGGGCTGGTGCATGTTTTTGCCGCCGCTGTCGGCATTTCTAGCCTGCTGATGACCTCGGCTGTGGCATTCACCCTGGTGAAATACGCCGGCGCTGCTTACCTCATTTATTTAGGGCTGCGCACGCTGTTGAGTCGAGATATGCTACTCGTCAATGCCGATGCTGCCGTGCCGTCGCCCCGTCGAGGCAGCGCGTTTTATCAGGGCGTGATTACTGAGGTGCTCAATCCTAAAACGGCGCTGTTTTTCCTAGCCTTTATTCCGCAGTTTATCAATATTGAAAGCGGCAGTGTTTTAACCCAGTTTTTGGTGCTGGGTCTGATCACCGATTTTCTGAATCTGGCGGTGGATGTTTTTGTCGCGTCTTTTGCCGGGCCGATTGGGCAGAGACTGCGGACGAGCGGCAGCTTTAGACGCGGTCAGCGCCTCACATCGGGCTGCACCATGATTGGTCTGGGCGCGTATGTGGCGATCGCCGAGCCGAGCTAG